The following proteins are co-located in the Prosthecobacter vanneervenii genome:
- a CDS encoding YpsA SLOG family protein, with protein MPFKIVIITGAQLGVERATLDWSLKHSFPHGGWCPKGILGSSEPLDACYKLKESETENVIDAIGFNVRDAEATLVFTIAAKASGFAQKAVTAAKKQKKPVLHVHRGILGVSEKIVAFLDKHYIRRLHITGSLDADEPGISDWATGELEKAKVIMDRRPE; from the coding sequence ATGCCTTTCAAAATTGTCATCATCACCGGCGCCCAGTTGGGTGTCGAACGCGCCACTCTCGACTGGTCGCTGAAGCACTCCTTTCCCCATGGCGGCTGGTGCCCCAAAGGCATCCTCGGCTCCTCCGAGCCGCTGGACGCCTGCTACAAGCTCAAGGAGTCTGAAACGGAAAACGTGATCGATGCCATCGGGTTCAATGTGCGCGATGCCGAGGCCACCCTCGTCTTCACCATCGCCGCCAAAGCCTCCGGCTTTGCCCAGAAGGCCGTGACTGCCGCCAAGAAGCAGAAGAAGCCCGTGCTGCATGTGCATCGTGGCATCCTCGGCGTCTCTGAAAAGATCGTCGCCTTCCTCGACAAGCATTACATCCGCCGCCTGCACATCACCGGCTCCCTGGATGCAGACGAGCCCGGCATCAGCGACTGGGCCACCGGCGAGCTGGAAAAGGCCAAGGTTATCATGGACCGCCGCCCTGAGTAG
- a CDS encoding fatty acid desaturase family protein, translating into MKLRPWRNLGWIALDYACVLLVAGGAIGFHFLCQERGMNWAWEVPVVLVAVFLVGILQHRIGLMGHEASHYLLLPDRKWNDRLANLLVFHPLFSEIGLYRKKHTGHHLHPNDPEKDPNLFGDKVERVYAKFPMEKGSFVRFFYFMFFWPPFVLGILQDLFLSLTTGTRKGKQAGAPVRPKMALAGLGWFILTSLVLVGSTLAGVRCWPVIGAMNALALVVCACAPARWFGGEEQGRAGDARLSALQRLVFNALLLLTLTVLSQRFGGQVLAGFVVLWIFPLIYVFPYLMHLREIYQHANAGRGELDNTRIMHVGPVTRWVLMGYGNDFHLIHHLYPNIPHDRLEEVHRELLRESAEYAAAVQETHGVIHAPAGRQSVLDVLAR; encoded by the coding sequence TTGAAGCTGAGGCCATGGCGGAATCTTGGCTGGATCGCGCTGGACTACGCCTGTGTGCTGCTGGTGGCGGGTGGTGCGATTGGGTTTCATTTTCTGTGTCAGGAGAGAGGAATGAACTGGGCCTGGGAGGTTCCGGTGGTGCTGGTGGCAGTGTTTCTCGTGGGAATCCTGCAGCATCGCATCGGGCTGATGGGGCATGAGGCGTCTCACTATCTGCTGTTGCCAGACCGGAAGTGGAACGACCGGCTGGCCAACCTGCTGGTTTTTCATCCGCTGTTCTCCGAGATCGGGCTCTACCGCAAAAAACACACCGGGCACCACCTGCACCCGAATGACCCGGAAAAGGACCCTAACTTGTTTGGCGACAAGGTGGAGCGTGTGTATGCCAAGTTTCCCATGGAGAAAGGAAGCTTTGTGCGGTTTTTCTACTTCATGTTTTTCTGGCCGCCTTTTGTGCTGGGCATCCTGCAGGATTTGTTCCTGTCATTGACGACCGGAACGCGCAAAGGGAAGCAGGCTGGCGCGCCCGTCCGCCCGAAGATGGCGCTGGCCGGGCTGGGGTGGTTTATCCTGACTTCGCTGGTGCTCGTGGGCAGCACTCTGGCCGGAGTGCGGTGCTGGCCGGTGATCGGCGCAATGAATGCGCTGGCACTGGTCGTGTGTGCCTGCGCGCCTGCGCGGTGGTTTGGCGGTGAGGAACAAGGCCGGGCTGGAGATGCCAGGCTGTCTGCGCTGCAAAGGCTCGTGTTTAATGCACTGCTGCTGCTGACGCTGACGGTGCTCAGCCAGCGTTTTGGCGGCCAGGTGCTGGCGGGCTTTGTGGTGCTGTGGATCTTTCCGCTGATCTATGTGTTTCCGTACCTGATGCATCTGCGGGAGATCTACCAGCATGCCAATGCCGGGAGAGGGGAGCTGGACAACACACGCATCATGCATGTGGGGCCGGTCACGCGCTGGGTGCTGATGGGCTATGGCAATGATTTTCACCTGATCCATCATCTCTACCCGAACATCCCGCATGACCGGCTGGAGGAGGTGCATAGGGAGCTGCTGCGTGAGTCCGCCGAGTATGCCGCCGCCGTGCAGGAGACGCATGGGGTGATCCATGCGCCTGCAGGAAGGCAGAGTGTTTTGGATGTGCTGGCGCGCTGA
- a CDS encoding sodium:proton antiporter, with amino-acid sequence MLAPFVILLLCIALMPLFAAHFWEHHYPKVAVALGAVTAAYYAGVQHDWHPLHHAAQEYVSFMALVGSLFVISGGINIRVKGEATPAINTLFLLIGAVLANFIGTTGASMLLIRPWIQMNKFRITDFHIVFFIFIVSNVGGCLTPIGDPPLFLGFLRGISFFWVLQHCWQAWALAVALLLVVFYLFDSRNFARIPKDVRDMETAHEDWYFRGLHNLVWLGVVLAAVFLPKSVQETTILGVFSVPALVMFAAAAASYFITGKDVHEANDFNFGPVKEVGFLFVGIFLTMIPALQILQSGQAVQISSPMQYYFSTGALSAFLDNAPTYLSFLAAAMGHEHLSVDSHADVVKFAAEHAPHLIAISLGAVFFGAGSYIGNGPNFMVKSIADKAKVNAPSFLAYMARFSIPVLLPILIIVGWVMVK; translated from the coding sequence ATGCTCGCGCCATTTGTCATCCTGCTGCTCTGCATCGCGCTGATGCCCCTGTTTGCCGCGCATTTCTGGGAGCATCATTACCCCAAGGTGGCCGTGGCGCTGGGCGCCGTCACCGCCGCTTACTACGCCGGGGTGCAGCACGACTGGCACCCGCTCCACCACGCCGCGCAGGAATACGTCAGCTTCATGGCGCTGGTAGGCTCTCTCTTCGTCATCTCCGGTGGCATCAATATCCGCGTCAAAGGGGAGGCCACGCCTGCGATCAACACCCTCTTCCTCCTGATCGGTGCGGTGCTGGCCAATTTCATCGGCACCACCGGGGCCTCCATGCTCCTCATCCGTCCGTGGATCCAGATGAACAAGTTCCGCATCACCGATTTCCACATCGTCTTCTTCATCTTCATCGTCAGCAACGTCGGCGGCTGCCTCACCCCCATCGGCGATCCCCCGCTCTTCCTCGGCTTCCTGCGCGGCATCTCCTTCTTCTGGGTGCTGCAGCACTGCTGGCAGGCCTGGGCGCTTGCGGTGGCGCTCCTGCTGGTCGTCTTCTATCTCTTCGACTCACGCAATTTCGCCCGCATCCCCAAGGATGTCCGCGACATGGAAACCGCCCACGAGGACTGGTATTTCCGCGGGTTGCACAACCTCGTCTGGCTTGGCGTGGTGCTCGCCGCTGTCTTTCTACCCAAGAGCGTGCAGGAGACCACAATCCTCGGAGTCTTCTCCGTCCCCGCTCTGGTGATGTTTGCCGCCGCCGCCGCTTCGTATTTCATCACCGGCAAGGACGTGCATGAGGCCAATGACTTCAACTTCGGCCCGGTCAAGGAGGTGGGCTTTCTCTTCGTGGGCATCTTCCTCACCATGATCCCGGCGCTGCAGATCCTGCAAAGCGGCCAGGCGGTGCAGATCTCCTCGCCCATGCAGTATTACTTCTCCACGGGTGCCCTCTCCGCCTTCCTCGACAACGCCCCCACCTACCTCTCCTTCCTCGCCGCTGCCATGGGTCACGAGCACCTCTCGGTGGATTCGCACGCCGATGTGGTGAAGTTCGCCGCCGAGCACGCACCCCACCTCATTGCCATCTCTCTCGGCGCCGTGTTCTTCGGCGCAGGCAGCTACATCGGCAACGGCCCCAACTTCATGGTCAAGTCCATCGCCGACAAGGCCAAGGTCAACGCCCCCTCCTTCCTCGCCTACATGGCCCGCTTCTCCATTCCCGTCCTCCTGCCCATCCTCATCATCGTCGGCTGGGTGATGGTGAAATAG
- a CDS encoding L,D-transpeptidase family protein, with translation MMSPKRPFICLWRSLLVLAWSIAGIGCSNSDNEKPYNPLSSRAWWKGDGVAGKPRIVINLSTQRVQYYKGKELVGVSPISSGRESFGTVTGSFRILDKDEDHRSSLFGAYVDEKDGHVVQEDVDTRTDRAPPGAKYMGASMRYFMRIVGGIGMHEGYLPGYPASHGCIRLPTKMAAIFFKETPVGTPVEIVGESALAATEEAIPIGVDKIEDAQPEEPKSKASKKKAEAVVAAETKTAQKPKTTVRRAIVDVSKPSGFGSWFKRTPRGATMYLAE, from the coding sequence ATGATGAGCCCGAAGCGTCCATTTATCTGCCTGTGGAGAAGCCTGCTGGTTCTGGCGTGGTCCATTGCCGGCATTGGCTGCTCCAACTCGGACAATGAAAAGCCGTACAATCCGCTGAGCAGCCGTGCGTGGTGGAAGGGGGATGGCGTGGCGGGCAAGCCCAGGATCGTGATCAATCTGAGCACGCAGCGGGTGCAGTACTACAAGGGCAAGGAGCTGGTGGGGGTGTCGCCGATTTCATCCGGCCGCGAGAGCTTTGGCACCGTCACCGGGAGCTTCCGCATTCTGGACAAGGACGAAGACCACCGCTCCTCGCTGTTCGGCGCGTATGTGGATGAGAAAGACGGCCATGTGGTGCAGGAGGATGTGGACACGCGCACGGACCGCGCGCCTCCAGGTGCCAAGTACATGGGCGCCAGCATGCGCTACTTTATGCGCATCGTAGGAGGGATCGGCATGCATGAGGGGTATCTGCCGGGGTATCCGGCCTCGCATGGGTGCATCCGGCTGCCGACCAAGATGGCCGCCATCTTCTTTAAAGAGACGCCGGTGGGGACACCAGTGGAGATCGTGGGAGAAAGCGCGCTGGCGGCGACTGAGGAGGCGATCCCGATCGGTGTGGACAAGATCGAGGATGCGCAGCCTGAGGAGCCCAAATCCAAAGCCAGCAAGAAAAAGGCAGAGGCGGTGGTGGCGGCTGAAACGAAAACCGCGCAGAAGCCGAAGACGACCGTGCGGCGTGCGATTGTGGATGTGTCCAAGCCGTCCGGCTTTGGCTCCTGGTTCAAGCGCACACCGCGCGGGGCCACGATGTATCTGGCGGAGTAG